The following proteins are co-located in the Pseudomonas fluorescens genome:
- a CDS encoding GNAT family N-acetyltransferase: MLRVDWLDKQMDKCDVMAEWLYREFSYEFAQQSLSSWQHEFFDGQRDGRWKCLIATEQDQLLGGATLAENDLPERPDLGPWLACVFVTPEARKRGLAAQLIEGICVHARDAGFTALYLHTHSQSDYYTKLGWNVVERFEAWGKAQYLMSRRL, from the coding sequence ATGCTAAGGGTGGATTGGCTCGATAAACAAATGGACAAGTGCGACGTTATGGCCGAATGGCTTTATCGGGAATTCAGTTATGAATTTGCGCAGCAATCGCTGTCGAGTTGGCAACACGAGTTCTTTGATGGGCAGCGTGATGGCCGTTGGAAGTGTCTGATCGCAACGGAACAAGACCAGTTGCTGGGTGGCGCTACGCTTGCAGAAAACGACCTGCCCGAGCGGCCGGATCTAGGCCCGTGGCTTGCGTGTGTGTTCGTCACACCTGAAGCTCGAAAGAGAGGGCTCGCCGCGCAGTTGATCGAAGGCATCTGTGTTCATGCAAGGGACGCTGGGTTCACGGCCTTGTACTTGCACACCCACAGCCAGAGCGATTACTACACCAAGCTTGGCTGGAACGTCGTGGAGCGCTTTGAGGCGTGGGGGAAAGCGCAATACCTTATGTCACGGCGTTTATAG
- a CDS encoding BPL-N domain-containing protein — MRLPVTAAVLFAFATLQASFVHAATPITHVAIYRGPAGCDDCSESVKSALQRLSPNYQIDFVGADEPIDITPHTLARYDLYVQPGGGQDIPAALDSLGKARADAIRDYVAKGGRYLGLCMGAYLADNSNLGLIPQDLDSEAGRPGFEVAGIEDAAVRVVWEGKPDRVFYQDGPYFPKAHGASPYTTIATYRNGDVAAARYTYEKGVVVLSGPHPEAGQKWFEDAGIALSERPRGELFGALMRRVGQE; from the coding sequence ATGCGCCTGCCTGTCACCGCCGCTGTGCTGTTTGCGTTTGCCACCCTGCAAGCGTCGTTCGTCCACGCCGCTACGCCGATCACCCATGTCGCCATCTACCGTGGCCCGGCCGGCTGCGACGACTGTTCCGAGAGCGTGAAAAGCGCATTGCAGCGGCTCAGCCCGAACTATCAGATCGACTTCGTGGGCGCGGATGAACCCATCGACATCACGCCCCACACCCTGGCGCGCTATGACCTCTATGTGCAGCCGGGCGGCGGCCAGGATATCCCCGCGGCCCTCGACAGCCTGGGTAAGGCGCGCGCTGACGCCATTCGCGACTACGTCGCCAAGGGCGGGCGCTATTTGGGGCTGTGCATGGGCGCGTACCTGGCGGATAACAGCAACCTTGGCCTGATACCCCAGGACCTGGATTCTGAAGCCGGCAGGCCTGGGTTTGAAGTAGCGGGCATTGAGGATGCGGCGGTGCGGGTGGTGTGGGAAGGGAAGCCCGACCGTGTGTTTTATCAGGACGGGCCGTACTTTCCCAAAGCGCATGGGGCATCGCCTTACACAACCATTGCGACCTACCGCAACGGTGATGTGGCGGCGGCGCGGTATACGTATGAGAAGGGCGTGGTGGTGTTGAGCGGGCCGCATCCGGAGGCGGGGCAAAAGTGGTTTGAGGATGCTGGGATTGCGCTGAGTGAGAGGCCGCGTGGGGAGTTGTTTGGGGCGCTGATGCGTAGAGTGGGGCAGGAGTAG
- a CDS encoding VOC family protein translates to MDLKFSHVDVLVNNLEETCAYYAKILNANISSTQVWERGGLHVRFAIALMGQERFMLVQPLAGNLRELLDAHGEGMIYRHCYTTPDIEVAYTELAACGVQPEDENGRPLTLEDLRSPSGKRIIWLPKRFGHFSIEILEAQALEAFIEAAFA, encoded by the coding sequence ATGGACCTGAAATTCAGCCACGTCGACGTGCTGGTCAACAACCTTGAGGAGACATGCGCGTATTACGCGAAGATCCTCAACGCCAACATCTCCAGCACCCAGGTGTGGGAGCGCGGCGGCCTGCATGTGCGTTTTGCGATTGCGTTGATGGGCCAGGAGCGTTTCATGTTGGTACAGCCATTGGCAGGCAACTTGCGCGAGCTGTTGGACGCCCACGGCGAAGGGATGATTTATCGGCATTGCTACACCACGCCGGACATCGAGGTGGCCTATACCGAATTGGCCGCTTGCGGCGTGCAGCCGGAGGATGAAAACGGCCGGCCATTGACACTTGAGGACCTGCGTTCGCCCTCCGGCAAACGCATTATCTGGTTGCCCAAGCGCTTCGGGCATTTCTCTATCGAGATCCTGGAGGCGCAGGCGTTGGAGGCCTTTATCGAGGCGGCGTTTGCGTGA
- a CDS encoding glutathione S-transferase family protein — protein MITVHHLNNSRSQRILWLLEELGLPYEVKRYQRDPKTNLAPPELKAINPLGKSPVIEDGALVLIESAAIIDYLIRRHGQGRLQPDPATATYDKYVQWLHFAEGSAMLPLMLNLYVGRLGEAGAPLHPRIESELANYLGYLNDVLADTPYLVGDELSGADVQMSFIGEIAKAQGKLQAYPNLAAWVQRFQARPAYQKAVEQGGEYAFAK, from the coding sequence ATGATCACTGTCCACCATCTCAACAACTCACGCTCGCAACGTATCCTCTGGTTGCTCGAAGAACTCGGCCTGCCCTACGAGGTCAAGCGCTACCAGCGCGACCCGAAAACCAACCTCGCGCCGCCTGAGCTCAAGGCGATCAACCCGCTGGGCAAATCCCCGGTCATCGAAGACGGTGCCCTCGTCTTGATCGAGTCCGCCGCGATCATCGACTACCTGATTCGCCGCCACGGCCAAGGCCGCCTGCAACCTGATCCTGCTACCGCCACCTACGACAAATACGTGCAATGGCTGCACTTCGCCGAAGGCTCGGCCATGCTGCCGCTGATGCTTAACCTCTACGTCGGCCGATTGGGTGAAGCGGGCGCACCCTTGCATCCGCGGATCGAATCGGAGTTGGCCAATTACCTCGGCTACCTGAACGACGTGCTGGCGGATACGCCGTACCTGGTCGGTGACGAACTGAGTGGCGCAGATGTCCAGATGAGCTTTATCGGCGAAATCGCCAAGGCGCAGGGCAAGTTGCAGGCCTACCCGAATCTGGCCGCCTGGGTGCAACGCTTCCAGGCACGCCCGGCTTATCAAAAGGCGGTGGAGCAAGGTGGGGAATACGCGTTCGCCAAATAG
- a CDS encoding DUF6166 domain-containing protein, whose product MSYKQNENGYTGEARSKALLSNDFWILTRSVDADSADIIVQEKQRSKEHAIHNRAHTPALGYVQSKYFEGHNQVKIHRNYVDDPITPFRKGYFALIHTNDEHERHVHYFFTAQDIQTHWYFNDKKDHYCFSLTADRDYSEFKNLLPKAIREQIQSGIKDLKYSVESLIWRDFIALNSNTRCLGSPAGQYILTRPYGCPTAIYVAPNGQASPLDPRKDLFPYSGFFEWGYNGTGPNFLAISLLAHFFGGDIPDNDSIDALKYNLISHLERFNKEDIIIDSDRILRALAYVPDSPVDLNSHPTLLSLYNEAQNRYKKYV is encoded by the coding sequence ATGTCCTACAAACAAAATGAAAATGGTTACACCGGTGAAGCGCGATCAAAGGCGTTGTTATCTAACGACTTCTGGATTCTGACAAGGTCTGTCGATGCAGACTCGGCAGACATTATCGTACAAGAGAAACAACGATCAAAAGAACACGCAATCCACAATAGAGCCCACACCCCGGCACTGGGCTATGTCCAATCAAAATACTTTGAAGGGCACAACCAGGTCAAAATACACAGAAACTATGTAGACGACCCCATAACGCCTTTCAGGAAAGGCTATTTCGCACTCATTCATACTAATGACGAGCACGAGAGACACGTGCACTATTTTTTTACCGCGCAAGACATACAAACCCACTGGTATTTCAACGATAAAAAAGACCACTACTGCTTTTCCCTGACCGCAGACAGAGATTACAGCGAATTCAAAAACCTGTTACCCAAAGCAATAAGAGAACAGATACAGTCTGGAATAAAGGATTTGAAATACTCAGTGGAAAGCCTCATATGGCGGGACTTTATTGCGCTGAACTCAAACACCCGGTGCCTGGGTTCGCCCGCGGGGCAGTACATTCTCACTCGCCCTTATGGTTGCCCTACCGCCATTTACGTAGCGCCCAACGGGCAAGCGTCGCCGCTTGATCCTAGAAAAGACCTGTTCCCTTACTCCGGCTTTTTTGAATGGGGCTATAACGGCACTGGCCCCAACTTTCTGGCCATTTCATTGCTCGCGCACTTCTTTGGCGGGGACATCCCCGACAACGACTCCATCGACGCGCTTAAATACAATTTAATTTCACACCTTGAGCGCTTCAACAAAGAAGACATTATCATTGACTCCGATAGAATTCTAAGAGCCCTCGCCTATGTACCCGACTCGCCGGTCGATCTGAATTCACACCCCACGCTTCTAAGCCTCTACAACGAGGCGCAAAACAGATACAAAAAATACGTTTAA
- a CDS encoding membrane-targeted effector domain-containing toxin, protein MSTQYSVSAVPTLQEVRTHLLEIDPELRTQTRLPVVLPPELVALEALNTALISANEQFLNQSRSLYQAVAQADLTEAAGKALLATLKLTLHTRLHNLDETSTVDGQGRKSYLTQVAGLGALEQQARLDVRDYLLSPDEQRMIEDCSRGPAFRPGMYALNFAYQDKTVEFAGAFVLTRNASPVVNNLTSGQDLGRVLLFTPNRGLERFDSLAELDQRLKALLTLPAGRAELCCHLPVRYQALDVAGIWPLQLQPIEGEPLFEHTYNALLDKRRQDIDLALSLVDNPLHAATLLTSALDDALKAALPDLSLRLKFRQQQLLERSVYNSLPDWYRSAAPASQQTLSGFMQAYNQARDTFVDLHGPLASPQALASYQLTEYLDEELEIHDLDPHHLHITTRRNVPSIGVYEQQHNLVELSYSGLQTGDELPGSDFLTNTTLTYAGAALAGQHAELNVQRVLDVLRDPELKPRLDFAALQKELQGKPEFKQAARDLFDHRLVLLAYVARLRGDLSQADYRLFEDLRAGNNPNVCAQTVLLHGAQLKDLWLLREVDGEDQTRRLLLCTPGSPREQQFMAFTSERECQLHIMGWADNNTRFNNRTLSDYLLEQCPLRFRPKMATFLAGLGFKPDAQEHTAVTFGPLCTHTVCLDAMVIHLQSTAVDDYEYTTPPWYRSASAADRTRLTSLAEDAAGGVRVYHARPDSEANLVTFYAFVHENAKLSLNTLLGRSQNDIDPDTVYVSAPWPLLGGMPAPLSYTRLYRDGYQDNVGFIDPKFSTSATFSGPAGIDLSRLTPLNVARSVTGVWVGQRYIDEVRAKLQSATSPGYTERRNATLAINQLQMKYTALECCLRGHIARVDLAWLERAIDSLDETTVATRNTYKVHRLMIDGEWIIGNYVFSHADNPALLYTPDAPDGIGLREAKLFNYWLKKVDGVSDYLLGRVTVKAKARIATLLEAARKGLPETIDRTTPSPARHDPIATVVPLTDLRHELYNMVLQRKIDDVAATTVNRTEMITGILWACVELATAIATVPFPVLSLSLGGLLAFKDAMLAIDAYQQGDKAGALSHLIGYMTNLGGAVLFDFRPAFKAPFNTISIRPALKAAKEALLVSKVDPRIPAGMKSVLFDARTFWVKRTPDPLGRHLLYRYDAATGQMLSTSRMVNQNANGRWVRSGFSAGGRKKYQLLQEAVEPPLAAYEIAAGQGRYFRAVLDPDFARNLASYPDDAIAQGVRVTTRDELRARFARYPAQVKQLTEDADAFYTAPPARPSRTDVPVLAADASPAGALVTLFQHKQRLIIGAANACVASKQLLIEQMPAMATQGLRRVYVENLPADVFRSKLKIINGDVKGDVAYALKRVEDHLARVDRSLGWGPDAPFTYRKLLLAAHKHKVAIEGVDASSSYHMEHVLELSGGERFIPRSSKYRNFYSHKAIGTNSTDDGWIALVDHNRIGSIAEVPGLADLQNVIALRVDDVAPGQAVGIQRDTSAAALSRGDYRLTMAPDAHTLPAAGPSTPVQAPRSPSHYTAFDLPAAHKENLDLMVHSHRALDSRYGQQGAGPQAEAFEAFRITRDRLEKTAQEALAAYTPSARPSFTDLATATSEEAFIERLYKRKWGLIFSESHAHRASKRALIKHMRWLKTQGVKTLYVEHLLTDLHQAELEAFYETAKMPENLRRYLRAQDVGHMPGYSGNDTYTHVIEAANKAGLRIRALDCTASYHVKDMSALNARHTLFSYFANEVIKADQATFGAHKWVALMGDSHADMFHGVPGIAQLQDAVSLTVRDVAPSHARALHPGGWEILDGGIRSPGRIALRSDFKIDVGIAGKAVPRPSAQIDRTWLRNIDDFLIEQPSSTQANVLHRASTGEIVVTPIHIDEKGQFFVEHWPQLKDQRFLRIDEVSEALKADVPLTAASDKTQPSERLKNVGDFLIERPAVSQATLVRRAENGQILSHPIKMDNAGQFYIEQWPSLRDRRYLLVEDLVEALKTELHMSVIPTKARQRSRLRESGDFLIERISSGQSNLLHRSRSGEIISTPIKVDADGQLFIERWDDLKTARFSNLGQLIFALKRQKGMLPAF, encoded by the coding sequence ATGAGCACGCAGTATTCCGTTTCAGCGGTACCGACGCTTCAAGAGGTGCGCACCCACTTACTGGAAATCGACCCTGAGCTGCGCACCCAAACCCGGCTTCCGGTGGTATTGCCGCCCGAACTGGTGGCGTTGGAGGCGCTGAACACCGCCTTGATCAGCGCCAACGAACAGTTCCTGAACCAATCACGCAGCCTGTACCAGGCAGTGGCTCAGGCCGATCTCACCGAGGCAGCCGGCAAGGCGCTACTGGCAACGCTCAAGCTCACTCTGCACACTCGCCTGCACAATCTTGATGAGACCAGCACGGTGGACGGGCAAGGTCGCAAAAGCTATCTCACCCAGGTCGCCGGCCTTGGTGCGTTGGAGCAGCAGGCCAGGCTGGACGTGCGTGATTACCTGCTGTCTCCCGACGAACAGCGCATGATCGAAGACTGCTCGCGTGGCCCGGCCTTCCGACCGGGGATGTACGCGCTGAATTTCGCTTACCAGGACAAGACCGTGGAGTTTGCGGGGGCCTTTGTGCTGACACGTAACGCCAGCCCGGTGGTGAACAACTTGACGTCCGGGCAGGACCTCGGTCGGGTCCTGCTGTTTACTCCGAACCGAGGCCTGGAGCGTTTCGATTCCTTGGCGGAACTCGACCAGCGCCTCAAGGCGTTGCTGACCCTGCCGGCGGGGCGCGCGGAGCTCTGCTGCCACTTGCCGGTACGCTACCAGGCGCTGGACGTTGCCGGCATCTGGCCCCTGCAATTGCAGCCGATTGAAGGCGAGCCCCTGTTTGAGCACACCTACAACGCGCTGCTCGACAAGCGCCGCCAGGACATCGACCTGGCGTTGAGCCTGGTCGACAATCCGTTGCACGCGGCGACGCTGCTGACGTCGGCGCTGGACGATGCGCTCAAGGCTGCGCTCCCGGACTTGTCGTTACGCCTGAAATTCAGGCAGCAGCAGCTGCTGGAGCGAAGCGTGTACAACAGCCTGCCTGACTGGTATCGCAGCGCCGCCCCGGCCAGCCAGCAGACCCTGAGTGGTTTCATGCAGGCTTACAATCAGGCCCGCGATACGTTCGTCGACCTGCACGGGCCGCTCGCTTCTCCCCAGGCCCTGGCCAGTTACCAACTGACCGAGTACCTCGATGAAGAGCTGGAGATCCATGACCTGGACCCGCACCACCTGCACATCACCACTCGCCGCAACGTCCCCAGCATCGGTGTGTACGAGCAGCAGCACAACCTGGTTGAGTTGAGCTATTCGGGGCTGCAGACCGGCGACGAGCTGCCCGGCTCGGACTTTCTGACCAACACCACCCTGACCTACGCAGGTGCCGCGCTGGCGGGCCAGCATGCCGAGCTGAATGTGCAACGTGTGCTGGACGTGCTGCGCGATCCGGAGCTGAAACCACGCCTGGACTTTGCCGCGCTGCAAAAAGAGCTGCAGGGCAAGCCTGAATTCAAACAGGCTGCCCGCGACCTGTTCGATCACCGTTTGGTGTTGCTCGCCTACGTCGCCCGTTTGCGAGGCGACTTGAGCCAGGCGGACTACCGGTTGTTCGAAGACCTGCGAGCCGGCAACAACCCGAATGTGTGTGCACAGACCGTGCTGCTGCACGGTGCGCAACTCAAGGACTTATGGCTGTTGCGCGAAGTCGATGGCGAGGATCAAACCCGGCGCTTGCTGTTGTGCACACCCGGCTCGCCACGCGAGCAGCAGTTCATGGCGTTTACCTCTGAGCGTGAGTGCCAGCTGCATATCATGGGTTGGGCCGATAACAACACCCGCTTCAACAATCGCACCCTGAGCGACTACCTGCTCGAGCAATGCCCGCTGCGGTTTCGCCCGAAAATGGCGACGTTCCTCGCCGGGTTGGGTTTCAAACCCGACGCGCAGGAACACACTGCGGTGACATTCGGCCCTTTATGCACCCATACCGTCTGCCTGGACGCCATGGTCATCCACTTGCAAAGCACCGCGGTGGACGATTACGAATACACCACCCCGCCGTGGTATCGCTCGGCCTCGGCGGCGGACCGCACGCGGTTGACCAGCCTGGCCGAGGATGCTGCAGGTGGTGTGCGCGTCTATCACGCCCGGCCCGATTCAGAAGCGAACCTGGTGACCTTCTACGCCTTTGTGCACGAGAACGCCAAGCTCAGCCTGAACACGCTGCTGGGGCGTAGCCAAAATGATATTGACCCGGACACGGTGTACGTTTCGGCACCTTGGCCGTTGCTGGGCGGCATGCCCGCGCCCTTGTCCTATACCCGGCTTTACCGTGACGGCTACCAGGATAATGTCGGCTTCATCGACCCGAAATTTTCCACCTCGGCCACCTTCAGCGGGCCGGCTGGCATCGACCTGAGCCGCCTGACCCCGCTGAACGTCGCACGCTCGGTGACCGGTGTATGGGTCGGCCAGCGCTACATCGACGAGGTGCGCGCCAAGTTGCAAAGCGCGACCAGCCCCGGCTACACCGAGCGGCGCAACGCCACGCTGGCGATCAACCAACTGCAGATGAAATACACGGCGTTGGAGTGCTGCCTGCGCGGCCACATCGCCAGGGTCGACCTGGCCTGGCTGGAGCGCGCCATCGACAGCCTTGACGAGACGACGGTCGCGACCCGCAACACCTACAAGGTCCATCGCCTGATGATTGACGGCGAATGGATCATCGGCAACTACGTGTTCAGCCACGCGGACAACCCGGCTCTGCTGTACACGCCTGACGCACCCGATGGCATCGGTTTGCGTGAGGCGAAGTTGTTCAACTACTGGCTGAAAAAAGTCGACGGCGTATCGGACTATCTCCTCGGGCGCGTGACCGTCAAAGCCAAGGCCCGGATCGCGACGTTGCTGGAGGCCGCCCGCAAGGGGTTGCCCGAGACGATCGACCGTACGACCCCAAGTCCCGCGCGGCATGACCCGATCGCCACAGTTGTGCCGCTGACAGACCTGCGCCATGAGCTCTACAACATGGTGTTGCAGCGCAAAATAGATGACGTGGCTGCCACCACGGTCAACCGCACTGAAATGATCACGGGCATTCTGTGGGCCTGTGTTGAGCTGGCCACCGCCATCGCCACCGTGCCGTTTCCGGTGTTGAGCCTGAGCCTGGGTGGCCTGTTGGCGTTCAAGGATGCCATGCTCGCCATCGACGCCTACCAGCAGGGTGACAAAGCGGGCGCGCTGAGTCACTTGATCGGTTATATGACCAACCTCGGCGGTGCCGTGTTGTTTGACTTCCGCCCGGCCTTCAAAGCCCCGTTCAACACCATTTCCATCAGGCCGGCGCTCAAAGCCGCCAAAGAAGCCCTGCTGGTGAGCAAGGTTGACCCACGCATTCCTGCCGGTATGAAGTCAGTGCTGTTCGACGCCAGGACTTTCTGGGTCAAGCGCACACCGGACCCCCTGGGCCGTCATCTGCTGTATCGCTATGACGCGGCCACCGGGCAAATGCTGTCAACCTCGCGTATGGTCAACCAGAATGCCAACGGCCGCTGGGTGCGTTCCGGTTTTTCGGCAGGTGGGCGCAAGAAGTATCAGCTCCTTCAGGAGGCGGTGGAGCCGCCACTCGCCGCCTACGAGATTGCAGCTGGGCAAGGCCGCTACTTCAGAGCGGTACTCGACCCCGACTTCGCGCGAAACCTTGCCAGCTATCCGGACGACGCGATTGCGCAGGGTGTGCGCGTAACGACCCGCGACGAATTGCGTGCGCGGTTCGCCCGCTATCCCGCTCAGGTGAAACAGCTGACCGAGGATGCAGACGCGTTCTACACCGCTCCACCCGCACGCCCGAGTCGCACCGACGTGCCCGTGCTGGCGGCGGATGCCAGCCCTGCCGGCGCGCTCGTCACCCTGTTCCAGCACAAGCAGAGACTGATCATCGGCGCCGCCAACGCCTGCGTCGCCAGTAAGCAATTGCTGATCGAACAAATGCCGGCGATGGCCACGCAGGGGCTCAGGCGCGTGTACGTTGAGAACCTGCCGGCGGATGTGTTTCGCAGCAAACTTAAAATCATCAACGGGGACGTCAAAGGCGATGTCGCTTACGCGTTGAAGCGTGTCGAGGACCATTTGGCCCGGGTCGACAGATCCTTGGGCTGGGGGCCGGATGCCCCATTCACCTACCGCAAGTTGCTGCTGGCAGCGCACAAGCACAAGGTTGCGATCGAAGGTGTGGATGCTTCGAGTTCCTATCATATGGAGCATGTGCTGGAACTCTCGGGCGGCGAACGGTTTATCCCGCGCAGCAGCAAGTACAGAAACTTTTATTCCCACAAAGCTATCGGCACGAACAGCACCGATGACGGCTGGATCGCCCTGGTTGATCACAATCGCATTGGCAGCATTGCCGAGGTGCCTGGCCTGGCTGATCTGCAAAACGTCATCGCCCTGCGGGTGGATGACGTTGCGCCAGGCCAGGCGGTGGGCATTCAGCGCGATACGTCCGCTGCCGCGCTGTCCAGGGGCGACTACAGGCTGACCATGGCCCCCGATGCACACACGTTGCCCGCCGCCGGGCCTTCAACGCCCGTGCAAGCACCTCGCTCACCGTCCCATTACACGGCGTTTGATCTGCCCGCGGCCCATAAAGAAAACCTCGACCTTATGGTGCATTCGCACCGCGCCTTGGACTCTCGCTACGGTCAACAAGGCGCAGGCCCTCAGGCAGAGGCGTTCGAAGCCTTCAGGATCACCCGTGATCGCCTGGAAAAAACCGCTCAAGAGGCCTTGGCCGCTTACACACCGTCGGCGCGCCCCAGCTTCACCGACTTGGCTACTGCGACGAGTGAAGAGGCGTTTATCGAGCGGCTGTATAAACGGAAATGGGGACTTATCTTCAGCGAAAGTCATGCTCACCGGGCGAGCAAGCGAGCGCTGATCAAACACATGAGGTGGTTGAAAACCCAGGGTGTCAAAACACTGTACGTGGAGCACCTGCTCACCGATCTGCATCAAGCCGAATTGGAGGCTTTTTATGAAACGGCGAAAATGCCCGAGAACCTGCGGCGCTATTTGCGTGCGCAAGATGTTGGCCATATGCCGGGTTATTCGGGCAACGACACTTACACCCACGTCATCGAGGCGGCGAATAAGGCCGGGCTGCGAATTCGAGCGCTCGATTGTACGGCCAGTTATCACGTCAAAGACATGTCCGCATTGAACGCCCGCCATACCCTGTTCAGCTATTTCGCCAATGAAGTGATCAAGGCGGACCAGGCGACATTTGGCGCGCATAAATGGGTCGCACTCATGGGGGACAGCCATGCCGATATGTTCCATGGCGTGCCAGGTATCGCGCAATTGCAGGATGCCGTCAGCTTGACGGTGCGCGACGTAGCCCCCAGCCACGCACGCGCGTTGCATCCGGGCGGATGGGAAATCCTCGACGGTGGGATACGCAGCCCCGGTCGCATAGCGTTACGCAGTGACTTCAAAATAGACGTCGGGATTGCCGGCAAAGCTGTACCTCGGCCCAGTGCCCAAATTGATCGCACCTGGCTGAGAAATATTGACGACTTCCTGATTGAGCAGCCGTCATCGACCCAGGCCAATGTGCTGCACCGTGCCAGCACTGGGGAGATTGTCGTCACGCCCATTCACATTGACGAAAAAGGCCAGTTCTTTGTTGAGCATTGGCCACAATTGAAAGATCAGCGTTTCTTGCGCATTGACGAAGTGAGCGAAGCCCTTAAGGCCGATGTCCCTTTGACGGCCGCCTCCGACAAGACTCAGCCAAGCGAACGGCTGAAAAATGTCGGCGACTTCCTGATCGAGCGGCCTGCTGTGAGCCAGGCCACGTTGGTCCGTCGTGCCGAAAACGGCCAAATCCTTTCTCATCCGATCAAGATGGACAATGCGGGCCAGTTTTACATTGAGCAATGGCCATCGTTGCGAGACAGGCGTTACTTACTGGTAGAGGACTTGGTCGAAGCGCTTAAAACGGAACTGCACATGTCTGTTATTCCCACCAAGGCGCGGCAGCGTTCGCGGCTCAGAGAGAGCGGCGATTTTCTGATTGAGCGCATTTCATCGGGTCAATCCAACCTGCTGCACCGTTCCCGCAGTGGCGAAATTATTTCCACGCCGATTAAAGTTGACGCTGATGGGCAGTTGTTTATTGAGCGTTGGGACGATTTGAAAACGGCACGCTTCTCAAACCTTGGGCAATTGATCTTCGCCCTGAAGAGACAGAAGGGCATGTTGCCGGCCTTCTAA